In the genome of Etheostoma spectabile isolate EspeVRDwgs_2016 unplaced genomic scaffold, UIUC_Espe_1.0 scaffold00019044, whole genome shotgun sequence, one region contains:
- the neurog3 gene encoding neurogenin-3, whose translation MSPKVPCAANHLRTSRDAVPLNAFPHTVRSPVNEAGDTSEDSNERLPRKPLTVTGDAASAMTNLKHKRRCEQSGQRGRRRMKANDRERSRMHNLNSALDALRSILPALPEDAKLTKIETLRFAHNYIWALTETLRMADPQGHTPQYLQVAPDLSSPTSVSSAESGYGTSADFDPTDCYTSAQQMKCTILSKNQSSVIPVTFYFKSFCGETYGKNSWHC comes from the coding sequence ATGTCTCCTAAAGTACCGTGCGCCGCCAATCACCTGCGCACATCCAGAGACGCAGTGCCGCTCAACGCGTTTCCGCACACTGTTCGCAGCCCCGTTAACGAAGCTGGTGACACGTCAGAAGACTCCAATGAAAGGCTGCCTCGAAAACCACTGACTGTTACCGGCGATGCAGCTTCCGCAATGACAAATCTAAAACACAAACGCAGATGTGAGCAGTCTGGACAGCGGGGCAGGCGCAGAATGAAGGCCAACGACAGAGAGCGCTCCCGGATGCACAACCTGAACTCCGCTCTGGACGCGCTGAGAAGCATCCTGCCGGCGCTACCCGAAGACGCCAAGCTGACCAAGATCGAAACTCTACGCTTCGCCCACAACTACATCTGGGCTCTGACCGAGACACTGCGCATGGCCGACCCGCAGGGACACACGCCACAATACCTGCAGGTGGCACCTGATCTGAGCAGCCCAACAAGTGTTTCATCTGCAGAGTCTGGTTATGGGACGTCAGCCGACTTTGACCCAACAGACTGTTACACGTCCGCTCAGCAAATGAAGTGTACGATTTTATCAAAAAATCAATCCAGTGTTATCCCCGTTACCTTTTATTTCAAGTCATTCTGTGGTGAAACTTATGGCAAAAACAGTTGGCATTGTTGA